One Nothobranchius furzeri strain GRZ-AD chromosome 7, NfurGRZ-RIMD1, whole genome shotgun sequence genomic window, ttgttcaggagtgagggaaagatggagcgcaaggAGAAACAGGTGCatacgttgtaccagtctgttgcaGTAAAGAGACCTGAGTCAGAAGGCACAGCTCTCCATTCGTCGGTCGATCTACTTTCCAACCCTCATGGTCACAAGCTCtgagtagtgactgaaagaatagtgacagatacaagcggccaaaatgagttctccacagggtgtctggaccttagagatagggtgagaagctcagtcatccgggagggtctcagagtagattcgctgctcctccacatcaagaggagccagttgaggcggctcgtgtatctagttaggatgcctccctggtgaggttttccaggcacgttcaactgggagaagatctaaaggaagacccaggacacgctgaaggaattatctcacggctggccagggaacgccgtgAGATTCCCCTggcggagctggcccaagtggctgtggagagggaagtctgggcttcctcgtttaggctactgcccccgtgacccaaccccggataagcgaccgaaaatggatggatagatggaaggaCGGCTTGCATGGCTAGCAGCAAACCCTAAAATCGCCTGAGTACACCAAACATCGGTTTAAAATAATActgccttttctttttttcccattTTGTAGCTGTACACCTGCTCCGGCCTGGGTTCTGGAAAACCCTCCACCTCGCCCACTTGCCGGTTCTCCTGCAGGCCTTTCCTCATCCCGGTTTCCTTCCCGCCTTGGGATTTCCATGACTACCAGAGTTGGAGCCACGGTGGAAAGCGGTTGTCACAGTGGCAGCATGTTCTGCTCCATCCTGTGAAAACCGGATATGGACTCCCGACTGGATAGGATCACGGACTCTGACCTGCTGAAAACACGTCAAGGAAATTTACTTCGTTTTTCTGAAGGTTTCACCGTGGTCGTAACGGCCTAAAGGCACCAGATGAGAAAGAAAACATGCTAGGAGGGCACATTGTGTAAATCTGTGCCGTCACTTTTCAAACTTGGCTTTAATACCCATTCTCATAAAAAATATTTACtatcaaaatgtatttatttttcagCTATTTTAAAGTGCCGTGTTGGTTTCCACTCGGGCGTCTCGTCGGTGCGTTCAGGGGTCAGGTCTGATAGGATTTTATATTTCTGCTAAGTTTTTGGCAGTAGAGGTTGAAGAAACATCACAGATGTGATCTTCTGCCCAGTGTTGGAGATTAAAGCAGACCGGACGCACTTCAAAGCAGCTGAGAAATCCCCGAGTCCTCTTGTAGTCTCTCACAGGCGTTACGCTAAAATGTTCTTTTTCAGGGTGACTTTGGATTGTtcctgagattttctggtttagcATATGCACATTCACAAACCCGAGCAGGAGTCCAAGGCTTCAGGAAGTCACATTGTGCCTTTTTTTACTTCAGAAATGAACTACTGTAGCCACAATAGGGGTGTTGATCGTTTAAAATctatgcaataaaaaaaaaaaaaggcaaaacgaAGTTTATGCCTCGTGcacagagttgtctccaggtgggTCGGGACAGAAAGCAGGTTTCAGCTTCGGCTCATTTTAATGGGATTGTTATTGTTGAAGATGGCGTTGATGCGCTGCATGGTGACTcacttgtgggccattcccatctgtaccgggtcggcccgggccgggtagcccgtcagccccagcctggcccggttgattccacacatccttgccttaagcccatgtgggctgattctacccaccaatcagaggcttgctctaatggaaggtgtgaatttgctgtcagcagtgggtgtgttggccctggtcggcctgaagcagaccccctcgagaagagggctgagaatgagcctcggttggcccggaaaaatcccaggccacccagatatgtaaacaacctacgctacccggcccgggccgacccggtacagatgggaatggcccattggtaACCAGACAGGAGGGAATccatgttaattgtgcaatatgtCATGTCTACAAATGTGCCTCTACGTTGAAACTGAATATTCTGTCGTCTTGAGGTTTACAGCTTCTTAGGCGTTTTCCTTTTTGTAtttttgacaaaaataaaaaacatcatgTAACAACTTTATTTGTCTACAAAACACATGAATAAACTGTTTGTGGTGTTTCCACTTCTTAAAGTCTGTGGTTTCTCGCGGTCTTCAGTGCATTTTCTTGCGTTTCCGTCTCTGGGTGAACGACTCGTATTTGACCAGAGGCAGAACAACGGAGGCTTGCTTGTTTTCCTGGCTCATTTCTACCTCGTCGCCTTTTAGCCGGGACGGTTTGGTCAAAGACAGTCGCATTGACTTTGCAACTTCGATCATCCTGTAAGGAAACAACATTTCAGCGAGCAGAATTCATGTAGAACACCTCACAGACACTCTGTGACATTAGAACGAAGGAGTGGAGTTATATAGGTGCACAATAAAAGTCAGAACGTTGCAAACAGTTCTaagtctttgaacatcttaggtgtgttcttgctgtgcgttatttctaattccatgttgtcgttcgtttataaaacacagaaacggttttgttacctgttgttgacgctacagtttcgccgacggctgccggcttcttcagagctgacgatgatggtggcgtcacttccttctctgtttatctgtgggcagcagaggacgttgtcgccctctactgcccgctctcccctctccgacgatgcagtcccatgcgtggtccagcgtgtaaactccgtcgtccctgttcatggtcccacatccacgtctccttatctcgattgcttccttgatccatattttgtatttttgttgttcagtggttatgatccgtgtgttgtcccagtccattacatggttttctcttaagcaatgatctgttacggctgacttctttattgtactttctgcttcttctgcatcgtcggagaggggagagcgggcagtagagggcgacaacgtcctctactgcccgcagataaatggagaaggaagtgacgcgccaccatcagcgtcagcctgaagaagccggcagccgtcggcgaaactgtagcgtcaataacaggtaaacgaaaccgtttctgtgttttaaaaaagaacgacaacatagaTCTAAGTCTGCTCACTTAGCCTCGGTGACTCCGAGGTCACGGTGAAGTAAGGAGAGGTCAGCAGTCATGTGACCCATATGCAGCAGCAGAGCCAGGCTGTATGCTGCTATTTTGGCCCGCATTGATGTTGACACAAAGTTCTGGATCCTAGAAGGGGAATAATAATATCAATGTCAAAGTTGGTTTCAAACACCTGGTTTAAAAATTGATGCTCAACATTCAGAATCACCTTCATACCTGCCATTGTTGAAAGTTTCAACACTAAAAGTTTTGAGCAGCTTCGTCTGAATGATCCGAGGACAGCCCTCCTCCTGCCCaactgtatacacacacacacacacacacacatccaataGACAATAATAGAGCTCAATGTTTAATATTATACAttatcaaatgtgttgaaaatgatCATTAAACTTATCGTAATACGTGAACTGCTGGTAAAACCCAGGCTTGGTGATGAGGGGTTTCGGGCTTTGACTCGACTATTTCTGCTTTTAAGTAAGATTCTGTCCCACCTCTTTCAACAAAACACGGCCAGCCTTGTTACCATAGGCACAGATAAGTCTGGGAGCTTTAAGATCGTTTATTGCCTCGCCAGTGGCTACATCACAgtaaaaggtgtggaacacagaaaacCCCTTTTAAAATGACTTCTGATTATattcagtcactgagtttttcatgaagactgaacatgaaaatagtctcctacacctatctcctgcattagtttctgacagAAAGTAGACATtgaaactaggatttgaaaatcccgacagatctgcgtcacaccgtcacttattattcatggactcacccatgttgcCTCACGACgttgaaggctgttgttggtttagtgtccaggaaacagcagagaacgtctcagctagtagaagctaaccattagcattaactcatacactgccattgacgactaaagtcatcatttgcatgtttttactgtgtgggcgtcggacgagcccccacacagCTCTAAAGCTTatcttcatccacgtatgtcacacgtcacgtgatcaggaagcagaacatccatgtgttaggagatcgttttgggccgctgctgtaaaaaaaagtgaggcgcgaaccggaaaagcttctgccgatcacaattcaacaacagattatgaaagaacggataacgctcaaaatgcGTGGATTctacctgatgtaagaggtgagtctccgctttgttttggttgttttggagttgacatcatcatagcgcGCATTGTTCTGTGGCTCTTAAAAAAAgtgaaagctctgaaaaatgctggcagcgaagggcttttctgatcaggaaacggctggcagtgaatgacttaactccaccacatagcagaagtccagactctgcttcctcactgggagacatgccagtgggattgaggaggtcttcgaaataCTGCGCTCACAGATCTACAATttcccgagtagaggtcagcagcacaccatctcccaagaagtcttgctccatggtctcaccgaactcctcccacgcctagaCTTTTACCGCTGCAACTACTCTAGCTGCATTCCAGTTGGGCTGTCGGTATCTGTCAGCTCCCTCCGGAGTCCCACAGTAAAAGACCCaagaggactctttcttcagcttgacagcatccctaaccgtcaggtgtccaccagcgggtttggggacCGCCGCCAAATCCACAATCATGCTTCCATTACATTTTTATTACTAAActacctgcttttgactgtttgttGTGGTAATAAAAGAATTAAGTAGCTGCCATGTTCTCAGTATTTGGAACCATGAGAGAATATTTCCTGCCCGACCAAACCTGATTGTTAAACTTCGTTCAGTTTGATTCATATTTGATGAAGAAAAACCGAAACACTCACACTTCCGGCTGATGTTTTTCTGTCGAGCCAGTTTGAAGAGCAGAGAGAGGTAAAAGGCACAGCGTGCCACTTTCTCTCTAGCTTCACCCGCTGGTGGCAAGCTCTCTAGATGCTTGACAACACAAAGAAACCTTCAGGAGGAAGATTAAACACATCAGAATACAAGAAAACACCGCTGGATAAAACAAGTGTGAGCGTTGACTTTTCTCACCCTCCTTCATCGCGCATCTTCTTCAGCTCCTCAGCTGTGAGCGCTGCCATCTTTGAGCCAGCCTGTTGTAACGCAGCAAACTCTTCTGGTCTCAGGACTATTTTGACTCAGTTAGGGTGGAATCCAGCTCTTCTACACATATAACCACGTTCCGAACATTTTTACTTTCACACAGaagaatcaaatcaaagatacgttCATCGAACGGGTAGACGTCCTCTCGTTTCTCCGCGTCTGCGTTGCAGGGAGGCAGGTGGGATGCCAGAGCTCCCTGGGACTCAGTCTTAGCCACTTCCTGCTGAAGCGCTGAAAAAAGGTCAACAACAATCGTCATGAAAAAAACTTTACTGAAAGCTGTTTTAAACTGATGTTTTCATCCCAAGTAACTGTTGAGTTTACCTTCCAGGCCC contains:
- the polr1e gene encoding DNA-directed RNA polymerase I subunit RPA49, yielding MAASCSLVCCGEESESDKALVVQFSNGSVKDADKLDFSVYKHVDEINPRKKNRKILVAESDRLCYVGQNFGNGALKCNNVCKYYVGVLNKQTMQMEVHSAQLFSMQPVIPGETVEAPKPQDSTLSYREKVDSLIEAFGTNKQKRALTSRRLNQVGSDTLQQAVAKAASSVIDKKGLEALQQEVAKTESQGALASHLPPCNADAEKREDVYPFDELLRPEEFAALQQAGSKMAALTAEELKKMRDEGGFLCVVKHLESLPPAGEAREKVARCAFYLSLLFKLARQKNISRKFGQEEGCPRIIQTKLLKTFSVETFNNGRIQNFVSTSMRAKIAAYSLALLLHMGHMTADLSLLHRDLGVTEAKMIEVAKSMRLSLTKPSRLKGDEVEMSQENKQASVVLPLVKYESFTQRRKRKKMH